The genomic stretch AGTCGTCGATTCGTTAATGCAAGAACCGTCTTTGAAAAACTATCATCTTTTACCCAGCGTTCGAGGGGACTTTCTCACGAAGCTGGGACGCAAGCAAGAAGCATATTTAGAATTCAAACGTGCTGCAACCCTTTCGCGCAATGAAAAGGAACGCGACCTACTTTTGAGGCGCGCTTCCGATTGCGCCGCGGAATAAGACAACTGTAGCCATTATACAGAATCCTCGTAACATAAGTATCATTCTAGAAGGTAAGTCCCCAAATCGTGTGTCATCTGCGAAGAATCCTTTCTACTAAGGGCTCTTCGTTTTTGCATTAGATGATCTGGGCCCTTCCGAGCACATCTGTGTGAGAAGCAAATTGATCTTCCTATCATTTTGTTGTCGTGTCGAGTGAAGGGGTTAATTAGTGCGGAATCGGGCAGAAACACGAGCACCAGGATAATGAACATGATGTCTGGTAACATAAGTAGTAGCAAGGCAGGTATCATGTTCTTCCAATACCCACCCGCCAACTTCCATTCGGACTTTCACTTCTTGGCACCACAAAACGATAGTGAAATAAGATACAATGGCATGCAGACAAAGAATAGGATGAATCCTAGAATTGATAAAGATTCCATGATAGCAACTAATGACAGAAAGAATTGGAGAAAGAGAGAAATAGCATTCTCGACTGTTAGCAGATCGAAAAATTGAAGTGGGGTGTTCGTTGATGACAACGAGTAAACTGAATCCTAAGGTTGATGAATTTTTAAGCAAGGCTACCAAGTGGAAGGAAGAATATGAGCAGTTGAGAAAAATCGTTCTTGATTGTGAGTTGACCGAAGACTTTAAGTGGATGCATCCTTGTTACACGATCGAGAAGAAAAATATCGTTCTCATACATGGGTTTAAAGAATACTGTGCACTTCTGTTTCACAAAGGTGCTTTGTTGAAAGATGCCCATGGTATCCTGATCCAACAAACGGAGAATGTACAGGCGGCGCGCCAGATTCGGTTCACCGATGTTCGAGAAATCGTGGAGATGGAATCGATCTTGAAAGCCTATATCGATGAAGCGATTGAAGTTGAGAAATCTGGTCGGGAAGTTGAATTTAAGAAGAATACAGACTACGTAATCCCTGAAGAATTGCAACAGAAATTCGATGAAATCCCCTCCTTCAAATCTGCTTTTGAGTCTTTGACACCGGGACGGCAAAGAGCGTACATTCTTCATTTTTCTGAACCCAAACAATCCAAAACTAGAGTGTCAAGGATTGAAAAACGTATGCAGCAAATTCTTGATGGAAAAGGATTAAATGATTAGTAGCTGCGACCACCCCTTTGTCGCTTTGGACCGACGCATCATGTCCGAGGTATGAAATAGAACCAGCCGTACGGCGGAGTCTTTCAGCGTGTAGTCAAACTCCTTTGCTCTTCATCGGGAGTTCTGTTTTTGAAATCGGAAGCTTAATAAGTGGATTCTAAGCGTCGATTGGAACAAGGTGTACATGACAGTTCCCCCTTGTTCCACTTTGATTGGAATGAAACCGACTTTTCTTCAATCTGATAGACCCAGCCTAATGGCTGAGTCTTTTTTTGTAAAGCGTAGGCGTCGGGTAGCAACAAACTGGGTCAAGTAACAAACTTGGTCAACCAAAAGTTCATCGCAAAACTGTAGAACCGCCTATTCCGCCCCGTCCAGATGTAGCCGGACAAGCCGGACACCTGATGATGAATGCGCAACTGATCTTGACCGCCTACATCCCCATCAAAACCAACATGGTGAGATAAAGCAGAGCCGGCACCCACTTGATGCGATGGAGGAGCCGCCCCTTATTCATGGCCCGACTTATGCTTCCAAGCACAGCGGAGAACGCCAGGAAGACGCAGAACGTGAGGAGCAACCACCAGACAGGAGGTCGGGTGCTAGCAACAAGCCAGATGCCACTGAAAAAGGCGAGCAGCAGGGAGTAATGACCTACTTTATGTAGCAAGGGCCAGGGGAAGAAAGGAAATACCAGATACAGCGCAAGCACGCAGGCAGCGAGGATATGCACACCGAGCACAACTGTCATCGGCGTGCCCACCGCCGAATCCAGACTTCTGAGAGCACCACCATCAGCACCAGACTACCGTACAGACTGAACTTGTACGCCTCTGGGTACTCCAAACCAAATCCTGCCTGCAAGAGAAAGGCCAACAGATGGATAAAAAAATTGGTGAAACAAATCACGTAACTGCGAATCATCCACTTCCGATGCTGGTTGGGCCTGTTCCGGATGATCGCGACGACAGCCGTAACGGTGAGCGCCATCCACACGAGTTCCAAAAGGTTGAACACCATGCTGCTCGCTTTCCCACCCGTTGCGCTGGGCGCCATATAGCCAGAGGTAAGCACCGTGACCAAGACGGAGAACACGTACAGCATCCCGAGCGCACGATGCAGCGATTTACGCTTTATGGTGGAAAAGTTGAGTGCGCCCACAACCAAAGCCAGACTGGCAAACAGGATATGGACCTGCAGGACGGTCAGCCAGGCTGAGACATTGCGGGGAAGTTGGTCTTTGTGCGAGAGAAACTCGGTCGCATGAGGATCAACAAGGAAATAAACGATGAACGTGTAGAGCAAAAACAAGAGGATGGCGACATACAAAAGTTTCGTTCGCATCGGTGCAGTCTCCTTACACATTGTGATGCTCTAAGTGTAGAAGGAGATTCTCACAAAACGCTCACCAAAGAAAAGCAAGGCGCTCACAAATGAATGAGCTCCAATTATTCCAGCCATCCCTTCAAACAAGCCCCACCTTGTTCGCGATTCTCTGCCACCAGCTCGCCTCCATGCAACCGCATCACGCGCCTTGCAATCGATAACCCCAATCCAGCACCGCCTGTTTCTCGATTCCGAGACGATTCGCTTCGATACATCGGTTCAAAAATCCGTGATATGTCCCACTCTGCAATCCCCGCGCCTTCATCCAAGATGCAAAACTCGATCCCGTCAGCCGACGTCACCTTCCAGCGCACCTCGACCAATCCTCCAGCAGGTGAATGTCGGATCGCATTATCTAACAGGTTCTCCAGCGCCCGCTGTAACAAGTGACCATCTCCTAGCACATCCGTCTGCTGATCGGCACCGTAAATTCGGATGGTGACCCCTTTTTGCGTGGCTTGGGGCTGAAATCCTTCCACAGATCGCTCGACCAAATCTGCCCAATCGACCGATTCCCGCGATACAAGTTTCTCCAACACATCCAACTTGGTCAACGCAAACAAATCGGATACCAGCCGCTCCAGTTGGTCTGCTTTTTCTCGACAGACGGCCAGGTACTTCGTCCGCTTTTCATCCGAATCGGCCACTCCCGTTTCCAAACCCTCTAGGTAACCGCGCAGTGCAAACAAAGGAGTTCGCAAATCATGAGCGATTGCCCCCAGCAAAAAGCGCCGTTCTGCCTCTAATTTCTGCTCTCGTTCCAACGAGGACTTCAGGTTTTGGGCCATCAGTTGAAAGGCAGATCGCACAGCCGCCACCTCGCGCACGGAGGATTCGGGGATGTGAAAGTCCAACTCACCCTGGGCCACCCGATGTGCCGCCGCACTTAACGCATCCAAAGGGCGAACCACCGACCTTGATAAA from Tumebacillus algifaecis encodes the following:
- a CDS encoding YdeI/OmpD-associated family protein, coding for MTTSKLNPKVDEFLSKATKWKEEYEQLRKIVLDCELTEDFKWMHPCYTIEKKNIVLIHGFKEYCALLFHKGALLKDAHGILIQQTENVQAARQIRFTDVREIVEMESILKAYIDEAIEVEKSGREVEFKKNTDYVIPEELQQKFDEIPSFKSAFESLTPGRQRAYILHFSEPKQSKTRVSRIEKRMQQILDGKGLND
- a CDS encoding DUF2306 domain-containing protein, with the translated sequence MRTKLLYVAILLFLLYTFIVYFLVDPHATEFLSHKDQLPRNVSAWLTVLQVHILFASLALVVGALNFSTIKRKSLHRALGMLYVFSVLVTVLTSGYMAPSATGGKASSMVFNLLELVWMALTVTAVVAIIRNRPNQHRKWMIRSYVICFTNFFIHLLAFLLQAGFGLEYPEAYKFSLYGSLVLMVVLSEVWIRRWARR
- a CDS encoding sensor histidine kinase translates to MRTLRSRWWLVWGWLLSLGLVGGAYAVAEEFVGKTVAVFLTFVFSLHLVGWFLSRSVVRPLDALSAAAHRVAQGELDFHIPESSVREVAAVRSAFQLMAQNLKSSLEREQKLEAERRFLLGAIAHDLRTPLFALRGYLEGLETGVADSDEKRTKYLAVCREKADQLERLVSDLFALTKLDVLEKLVSRESVDWADLVERSVEGFQPQATQKGVTIRIYGADQQTDVLGDGHLLQRALENLLDNAIRHSPAGGLVEVRWKVTSADGIEFCILDEGAGIAEWDISRIFEPMYRSESSRNRETGGAGLGLSIARRVMRLHGGELVAENREQGGACLKGWLE